The Cydia splendana chromosome Z, ilCydSple1.2, whole genome shotgun sequence genome window below encodes:
- the LOC134805106 gene encoding uncharacterized protein LOC134805106: MSSCCKCESHGRNGSGTGAGGRPLICLVPRDGPGPAQAGVSKPPTSGPSGHNSDFRLLDDDYIKKNFKLPQRALYLDPFRKPLITFPIGGPPKNFNMARKNKINQMILDGFLDPSEAISAPSVFPYATSHAKKNKAAEEEEEIIYILQLPDIESRCPAHNQTIRTPRFIWHSCKKSKKSVHVGDMKQGGGPLNRPKPWLLSRHTDFDLLSQW, translated from the exons ATGTCAAG TTGCTGCAAGTGCGAGAGTCATGGCCGCAACGGCAGCGGCACCGGCGCCGGCGGACGGCCGCTGATCTGCCTGGTGCCCCGCGATGGCCCCGGCCCGGCCCAGGCCGGTGTCTCCAAACCTCCAACTTCTGGACCCTCCGGACACAATAGCGACTTCCGGCTGCTTGATGATGATTATATTAAGAAAAACTTTAAGCTGCCGCAGAGAGCGCTATATTTGGATCCGTTTAG GAAACCTCTTATCACGTTCCCAATTGGAGGCCCGCCCAAGAACTTCAACATGGCACGGAAGAATAAAATCAATCAAATGATCTTGGATGGATTTTTGGATCCAAGCGAGGCTATATCGGCTCCTAGTGTATTT CCTTACGCAACATCGCATGCTAAGAAAAACAAGGCCGCAGAAGAAGAAGAGGAAATCATCTACATCTTGCAACTGCCAGATATAGAATCTCGCTGCCCTGCACATAATCAGACTATACGAACTCCCag gtTTATTTGGCATTCCTGCAAGAAATCAAAAAAATCAGTCCACGTCGGTGACATGAAACAAGGCGGCGGACCTTTGAACAGACCAAAGCCTTGGTTACTTAGCAGACACACAGACTTCGATTTACTATCCCAATGGTAG